A region from the Leopardus geoffroyi isolate Oge1 chromosome C2, O.geoffroyi_Oge1_pat1.0, whole genome shotgun sequence genome encodes:
- the LOC123610369 gene encoding caskin-1-like yields the protein MRRRRETQKRGPRGSGARSAPARRGARSHRRRLGSGRQTFARLALRECPGPTPPAFFPPPHFLARLPPAALGVPPRPLPAPSRRLPLRDFVATKRRGYAPNKRTRLQAAPPRAARRSRWMGGGRLAPLGLEGRRAGVTDRAAQPRPPPPPTQLTCHPRPRYSGQRDSGRKSHSGSPLIGPVRASAPSLRGGSAGLDWTPALSVRPRGRAFPPTPGAGEGLRGQSCRLAPGCAHVECGWMGRGRGARAREVGCAGDVSRLAAGRGTVRTCVSAASGQMRQTPGIATPSA from the exons ATGAGGAGGAGACGCGAGACACAAAAGCGGGGCCCGAGGGGAAGTGGCGCCCGCTCAGCCCCCGCGCGCCGTGGGGCGCGCAGCCATCGACGTCGCCTGGGCAGCGGCCGCCAAACTTTTGCGAGGCTGGCTCTCCGCGAGTGCCCGGGCCCG ACGCCGCctgccttttttcctcctccccacttttTGGCTCGGCTGCCCCCGGCGGCGCTCGGAGTCCCGCCCCGGCCGCTCCCCGCCCCCTCGCGGCGGCTCCCGCTGCGCGACTTTGTTGCCACCAAAAGGAGGGGGTACGCGCCCAACAAAAGGACGCGGCTCCAGGCGGCGCCTCCGCGCGCGGCCCGCCGGAGTCGGTGGATGGGCGGGGGCCGGCTGGCCCCTCTGGGTTTGGAGGGACGGCGGGCCGGTGTCACTGACCGGGCTGCCCAACCTCGGCCGCCGCCACCTCCCACCCAACTTACGTGTCACCCACGGCCCCGCTATTCTGGCCAACGGGATTCCGGGAGGAAGTCCCACTCGGGCTCCCCGCTCATTGGGCCCGTCCGAGCCTCCGCTCCCTCCCTTCGGGGAGGCAGTGCGGGGCTCGATTGGACGCCCGCTTTGTCCGTCCGACCCCGGGGCCGCGCCTTCCCTCCCACCCCGGGGGCCGGCGAGGGGCTCCGTGGGCAGAGCTGCCGCCTGGCGCCGGGGTGCGCCCACGTGGAGTGCGGGTGGATGGGGAGAGGCCGCGGAGCCAGGGCCCGGGAGGTGGGGTGCGCGGGCGACGTGTCCCGGCTTGCGGCTGGGCGAGGTACGGTGCGCACGTGTGTGAGTgcag ccAGTGGGCAGATGCGGCAGACACCCGGGATAGCTACACCGTCAGCATAA